A window of the Pelorhabdus rhamnosifermentans genome harbors these coding sequences:
- a CDS encoding L-cystine transporter produces MTGLIFGAIFGGVLQSIFGGSSDVIKQSNSWFDVIGSGYVRLLKLIVMPLIIVSITSAITNLKDIRILSRVGGLIIGILLFTTAIAGVIGAGSSLAFHLTAEGLQVGEAEMGAAKSVEGKLTSFNTKPVQQQLIEIIPTNPFYAMTGQGSADTLSVVFFSTFIGIAVLGIKKSKPQSAEFFVNAIQTANDIVMKLVDFVLVLTPYGILALMTKFVSTSNYADIYKLIQFVIASYVALIMMFIVHLIILALMGFNPVIYVKKVIPVLIFAFTSRTSAGTLPLTIEALINKLGVPSGYANLSASFGVSIGQNGCAGIYPAMLAVMVAPTVGINPLDLAFLIKLVIIVAIGSFGIAGVGGGATFAALIVLSTMGLPVGIVGLLIAIEPLIDMGRTALNVSGAMIAGVATSRIMNEIDSATYNRNILEVNPE; encoded by the coding sequence ATGACAGGACTTATTTTTGGAGCTATATTTGGTGGCGTATTGCAGAGTATTTTTGGTGGTTCATCGGATGTTATTAAACAATCGAATAGTTGGTTTGATGTAATAGGATCGGGTTATGTACGGTTGCTCAAGTTGATTGTTATGCCTTTAATTATCGTATCAATCACATCAGCTATCACGAACCTGAAGGATATTAGAATTCTTAGTAGAGTTGGAGGACTGATTATCGGCATACTGCTTTTCACTACTGCTATTGCGGGTGTAATAGGAGCAGGGTCTTCCTTAGCTTTTCATTTGACGGCGGAGGGGCTGCAGGTAGGCGAGGCTGAGATGGGTGCTGCAAAAAGCGTTGAAGGAAAATTGACTTCATTTAATACCAAACCTGTGCAGCAGCAGTTGATAGAAATAATCCCAACCAATCCCTTTTATGCTATGACTGGTCAAGGTAGTGCGGATACATTATCAGTTGTTTTCTTTTCAACGTTTATTGGTATTGCCGTGCTGGGTATTAAGAAATCGAAACCTCAATCTGCGGAATTTTTCGTCAATGCAATCCAGACAGCAAATGATATTGTGATGAAGCTTGTGGATTTTGTATTGGTATTGACGCCCTATGGAATTTTGGCATTGATGACTAAATTTGTGTCTACAAGTAATTACGCCGATATTTACAAACTAATTCAATTTGTAATTGCTTCTTATGTAGCACTTATCATGATGTTTATAGTGCATTTGATAATACTTGCTTTGATGGGATTCAATCCCGTTATTTATGTCAAAAAAGTCATACCTGTACTGATTTTTGCCTTTACATCTCGGACGAGTGCGGGAACACTTCCGCTAACTATTGAAGCACTGATCAATAAGTTGGGGGTGCCTTCGGGATACGCAAATTTGTCGGCTTCTTTCGGAGTAAGCATTGGACAGAATGGTTGTGCTGGTATATACCCAGCGATGCTGGCCGTGATGGTTGCTCCTACAGTGGGTATTAACCCTCTTGATCTCGCTTTCCTAATTAAGTTAGTAATTATTGTCGCTATCGGTTCTTTTGGGATTGCGGGTGTCGGCGGCGGCGCTACGTTTGCAGCTCTGATCGTGCTTTCAACAATGGGTTTGCCAGTGGGAATCGTCGGTTTGCTGATAGCCATTGAACCGTTGATTGATATGGGAAGAACTGCGTTGAATGTAAGCGGAGCCATGATCGCTGGCGTTGCTACTAGTAGAATAATGAATGAAATAGATTCAGCAACTTACAATCGGAATATACTTGAAGTGAATCCGGAATAA
- a CDS encoding response regulator transcription factor — protein MMIKVLIADDQELIRESLEIVLNMNPDMEVIGVAENGAEVLQFLKKQQPDVILMDVRMPEIDGVQCTNLIKEKYPKIKIIILTTFDDDEYVYNALKYGASGYLLKGVSVTELSNAIRAVVSGGAMINPNIITKVVKLFSEMAQNNFAVKVEERGVEELTRTERKAVCQVGRGLSNREIAGKLNLSEGTVRNNLSTALSKLNLRDRTQLAIWAVQTGMVQKSEPEE, from the coding sequence ATGATGATAAAAGTGTTGATTGCAGATGATCAGGAACTCATCCGTGAGAGCCTGGAGATTGTTTTGAATATGAATCCGGACATGGAGGTCATCGGCGTGGCCGAAAATGGCGCGGAAGTTCTGCAGTTCTTAAAGAAACAGCAGCCCGATGTGATCCTGATGGACGTACGCATGCCGGAGATTGATGGTGTGCAGTGCACGAATCTTATCAAGGAAAAATATCCGAAGATCAAGATCATTATTTTGACGACCTTCGATGACGATGAGTATGTCTACAATGCCTTAAAGTATGGAGCGAGCGGCTATCTGCTGAAAGGCGTATCGGTGACGGAACTTTCAAATGCCATTCGGGCTGTTGTGAGCGGTGGCGCGATGATCAATCCGAACATCATCACGAAAGTTGTGAAGCTTTTTTCCGAGATGGCTCAGAACAATTTTGCCGTAAAAGTCGAGGAACGCGGCGTGGAGGAACTCACGCGCACGGAACGAAAAGCCGTCTGCCAGGTCGGGCGGGGCTTGTCGAACCGGGAAATCGCGGGCAAGCTTAATCTGTCGGAAGGCACGGTGCGTAACAATTTAAGTACGGCGCTCAGCAAACTCAATCTGCGTGACCGCACCCAGCTGGCGATTTGGGCGGTGCAGACCGGCATGGTGCAAAAGAGCGAGCCGGAAGAATAG
- a CDS encoding BglG family transcription antiterminator: MLSKRQQKIIRLLQQHENRMTGEELSRFIGVSSRTIRTDVKNAGAYLAECGAVIHSDTRSGYNLEVQEADLFQKLMKGEYTNAYVVSAEDRVKFIIQRFLYNALENTQITQQQLADDLYISVSTLKISLKEVAKKLAEYDLELVSYKTNGLRIDGNETKIRYCISEYILNKKQGESTYKDIFYQHLFKDIDLDTVERIILRVITAYEIRLTDMAVQNLLVHIAIIMKRMKQENYMVYPASQTKILEKTNEFEVAASIFKEIYREMHVDVATSEIYYLTQHLLASKKYMDVDEQPFAHMEKIVKEILTVVNETVGIDFTQDANLIKWLALHLKASIPRMRFQMNIRNDVLEVIKSEYPLAFQIAVIAGSFIEKKAHVIVNQNEIGYIAIHFGAALSRLDIKNDAYVRRALLVCATGIGTAVLIRTRLEEYFKTRIKVVDTVPGYKLDQAAIDSVDMVITTVSIKHISSDKIVWLHHLLNQNEVNMIEQRFFSANAATESEIDLFFRADCFNVGLQFQNKKETLEFLTEQLKSKGLMNDATKASVFEREEASPTEIGNLVAIPHPIYNDTTISSIATLILDKPIMWEEHHVQVVFLISIAKAQFKMWEPIFIELFKYLVKYNGVKEMIHDASYESFIKKFRKQL; encoded by the coding sequence ATGCTAAGTAAGAGACAGCAAAAAATCATCAGATTGCTTCAACAGCATGAGAATCGTATGACAGGAGAAGAACTTTCCCGGTTTATCGGAGTTTCTTCGCGAACGATTCGTACTGATGTAAAAAATGCAGGCGCTTATCTAGCAGAGTGCGGTGCGGTGATTCATTCGGATACGCGCTCAGGTTACAATCTGGAAGTTCAAGAGGCTGATTTATTTCAAAAACTGATGAAGGGAGAGTATACAAATGCATATGTTGTTTCCGCGGAGGATCGTGTGAAGTTTATTATCCAGAGATTCTTATATAATGCTTTGGAAAATACACAGATTACACAACAGCAGCTCGCAGATGACCTCTATATCAGTGTTTCGACACTTAAAATCAGTTTAAAGGAGGTGGCTAAAAAACTTGCAGAATATGATTTAGAGCTTGTAAGTTATAAGACGAATGGTTTACGAATTGATGGCAATGAAACAAAAATTCGTTATTGTATATCAGAGTATATTTTGAATAAAAAACAAGGTGAAAGTACGTATAAGGATATATTTTATCAGCATTTATTTAAGGACATTGATCTCGATACAGTAGAAAGAATTATTTTACGTGTTATTACGGCTTATGAGATTCGCTTGACAGATATGGCAGTGCAGAATTTGTTAGTGCATATAGCTATTATAATGAAGCGAATGAAACAAGAGAATTATATGGTGTATCCGGCTAGTCAGACGAAGATTTTGGAAAAGACGAATGAATTCGAGGTTGCAGCTTCTATTTTTAAGGAGATTTACCGCGAAATGCACGTGGATGTTGCAACAAGTGAAATATATTATTTGACACAGCATTTGTTAGCGAGCAAAAAATATATGGATGTGGATGAACAACCCTTTGCGCATATGGAGAAAATAGTCAAAGAAATACTGACCGTAGTAAATGAAACTGTAGGTATAGATTTTACTCAGGATGCGAATTTGATTAAATGGCTGGCATTACATCTTAAAGCTTCGATTCCACGTATGCGGTTCCAGATGAATATTCGCAATGATGTTTTGGAAGTTATTAAATCTGAATATCCACTGGCATTTCAGATTGCAGTAATTGCTGGCAGCTTTATTGAGAAAAAAGCCCATGTTATAGTAAATCAAAATGAAATAGGTTATATAGCAATTCATTTCGGTGCGGCATTAAGCAGGCTAGACATTAAGAACGACGCCTATGTGAGAAGAGCACTTCTTGTTTGTGCTACCGGAATAGGTACAGCGGTTTTAATTCGGACACGACTCGAGGAATATTTTAAAACTAGAATTAAAGTTGTAGATACGGTTCCGGGATACAAATTGGATCAAGCAGCTATTGACAGTGTAGATATGGTTATTACAACGGTTTCCATAAAGCATATTTCTTCAGACAAAATCGTTTGGTTGCATCATTTGCTGAATCAGAATGAAGTCAACATGATAGAACAGAGATTTTTCTCGGCGAATGCGGCAACAGAATCAGAGATAGACCTTTTTTTCCGGGCTGACTGCTTTAATGTCGGGTTGCAATTCCAAAACAAGAAAGAAACGCTTGAATTTTTAACTGAACAATTGAAGAGTAAAGGGCTCATGAACGATGCCACAAAAGCTTCCGTCTTTGAGCGGGAGGAAGCATCCCCTACAGAGATTGGGAATCTCGTGGCAATTCCGCATCCAATATACAATGATACAACCATTTCATCCATTGCAACATTGATTTTGGATAAACCAATAATGTGGGAAGAACATCATGTACAAGTGGTGTTTCTTATCAGTATTGCCAAGGCACAGTTCAAAATGTGGGAACCTATTTTCATAGAATTATTTAAATATTTGGTAAAATATAATGGTGTCAAAGAGATGATTCATGATGCATCTTATGAATCATTTATAAAAAAATTTAGAAAGCAGTTGTAG
- a CDS encoding ABC transporter substrate-binding protein: protein MIVQQKKWKIVFAAVALLLSGFAVNYALCLRQAPKVIRVGVFAGSNWNVPAGDSYAIVDTAIKSFEAEHPDVKVTYVSGIKKEDYAEWLAEQVLDGKEPDVFFVLADDFNLYASTGVLKELDPLEVGDDSFSSDDYYQAALTYGQYARKQYALPFESDPTLMFVNKTLLEREGIPMPDNNWTWQDFLSICRKVTKDTDGDGIIDQFGFYDYNWQQAVVTNGLELFRSDGNFSNFADSRMEEAVKFMMELNAVNHGYNVTAKDFDMGKVAFRPFTFAEYRTYKPYPWRIKKYAAFEWDCIKLPAGPSGKNTSELNTMLIGMSARTAHQDLAWAFLKKLSYDEEIQQLVLSDSQGLPVRREVIGSERTRQILMKDAPGDEKIDVSIISEVMSDATVPPKFRKYASAMMRADNELRKIINNVEPFNNALNKLQKEINAYLQY, encoded by the coding sequence ATGATTGTTCAGCAAAAAAAGTGGAAAATAGTATTTGCTGCCGTTGCGCTTTTGCTGTCTGGGTTTGCGGTGAATTATGCTTTATGTCTCCGGCAGGCACCGAAGGTCATTCGTGTCGGTGTTTTTGCCGGTAGTAACTGGAATGTGCCGGCGGGGGATTCTTACGCGATCGTGGATACAGCCATCAAGAGTTTTGAGGCCGAACATCCAGACGTCAAGGTGACATATGTGAGCGGCATCAAAAAAGAAGATTATGCCGAATGGCTGGCCGAGCAGGTTCTGGACGGCAAAGAACCGGATGTGTTCTTTGTACTCGCCGATGATTTTAATCTCTATGCTTCGACTGGTGTCTTGAAAGAGCTGGACCCGCTTGAAGTGGGCGATGATTCTTTTTCTAGCGACGATTATTATCAGGCGGCGCTGACCTATGGGCAATATGCAAGAAAACAATATGCCTTGCCGTTTGAAAGCGATCCGACGCTGATGTTTGTCAACAAGACGCTGCTCGAACGTGAAGGCATACCGATGCCGGACAACAATTGGACTTGGCAGGATTTTTTATCCATTTGCCGCAAGGTTACGAAAGATACGGATGGGGACGGCATTATTGATCAATTTGGTTTTTATGATTATAACTGGCAGCAAGCAGTTGTCACCAATGGGCTGGAACTTTTCCGCAGCGACGGAAATTTTTCGAATTTTGCCGATAGCCGCATGGAAGAAGCCGTAAAATTTATGATGGAGCTTAACGCTGTCAATCATGGCTATAACGTGACGGCTAAAGATTTTGATATGGGAAAAGTCGCGTTCCGTCCATTCACCTTCGCCGAGTACCGCACGTATAAGCCGTATCCTTGGCGGATCAAGAAATATGCGGCTTTTGAATGGGATTGCATCAAACTGCCGGCTGGGCCGTCCGGTAAAAACACCTCAGAGCTTAATACGATGCTCATCGGCATGAGTGCCCGTACAGCGCATCAAGATCTGGCTTGGGCATTTTTAAAGAAGCTCTCTTATGATGAAGAGATCCAACAACTGGTCCTGAGCGATTCCCAGGGGCTTCCTGTACGTCGGGAAGTGATCGGTTCTGAGCGTACTCGGCAGATTTTGATGAAGGATGCACCCGGGGATGAAAAAATTGATGTATCGATCATCAGCGAAGTTATGAGCGATGCGACTGTGCCGCCGAAGTTCCGCAAATATGCTTCGGCGATGATGCGGGCGGACAATGAATTGCGTAAAATCATCAACAATGTCGAACCATTCAACAATGCGCTGAACAAATTACAAAAAGAAATCAATGCATATCTGCAGTATTGA
- a CDS encoding galactitol-1-phosphate 5-dehydrogenase, whose translation MEMMKALVIEGVHELIYKDIPVPELQDDEVLVKVRACGICGSDIPRAKDGGVHSYPIVIGHEFSGNIVKIGNQVKNFKEGERVTAAPLIPCHSCENCSKGRPAMCTHYSFIGSRQNGAMAQYVAVPSRNIVQITDKVTYEQAACIEPITVAIHGIERIAHLQSGKTAIVYGCGTIGILTMQCLKAKGIECVYVIDIEDEKLELAKKMGAYKTINSSEIDVPMYFEKHGKVDYVFETAGVNILQSQVLSLVKKTGSVVYIGTAHHDVTIPSKIFELILRGELNVTGSWMSYSAPFPGNEWKAAMEYLQSGKIRVDEMITHKFHLSAGYRAFKAMLDKRQNSLKVMYVMD comes from the coding sequence ATGGAAATGATGAAAGCATTAGTCATTGAGGGAGTACATGAACTCATTTATAAAGATATTCCGGTTCCTGAGCTTCAAGATGATGAGGTCTTGGTTAAAGTAAGGGCCTGTGGTATTTGCGGCTCCGATATACCGAGGGCCAAAGATGGTGGGGTACATTCTTATCCGATTGTCATTGGACATGAATTTTCTGGTAATATTGTGAAAATCGGTAACCAAGTTAAAAATTTTAAAGAAGGTGAACGAGTGACAGCGGCACCACTGATTCCCTGCCATTCTTGCGAAAATTGTTCCAAAGGGCGGCCAGCTATGTGCACACATTACTCTTTTATCGGTTCCCGTCAGAACGGAGCAATGGCTCAATATGTAGCAGTTCCATCACGTAATATCGTCCAAATAACCGATAAGGTCACCTATGAACAAGCGGCCTGTATTGAACCTATTACCGTAGCCATTCACGGAATTGAACGAATTGCACATTTACAGAGTGGCAAGACAGCTATTGTCTACGGTTGTGGAACGATTGGTATTCTCACCATGCAATGCCTTAAAGCAAAAGGTATCGAATGCGTTTATGTAATTGACATCGAGGATGAAAAACTGGAACTCGCAAAAAAAATGGGAGCATATAAGACAATTAATTCTTCAGAAATCGATGTGCCTATGTATTTTGAAAAGCATGGCAAAGTTGACTATGTTTTTGAAACAGCCGGAGTTAACATTCTGCAAAGTCAGGTGCTCAGTCTTGTAAAAAAAACAGGTTCAGTTGTTTACATCGGTACGGCACACCACGACGTAACGATTCCTTCAAAAATATTTGAGCTTATACTTCGTGGCGAACTTAATGTGACAGGCTCATGGATGAGCTATTCAGCCCCTTTTCCCGGCAATGAATGGAAAGCTGCAATGGAATACTTACAATCTGGCAAAATAAGAGTGGATGAAATGATTACGCACAAATTTCATCTTTCAGCCGGATACCGAGCTTTTAAAGCGATGCTCGATAAAAGGCAAAATTCATTAAAGGTGATGTATGTAATGGATTAA
- a CDS encoding tagatose bisphosphate family class II aldolase yields the protein MHTILSTKQMLLNAQKDHYAVPAFNIHNMETIQVVVEVASKMRSPLIIAATPSTVAYANCDYLMAMGVTAARQTDIPIALHLDHHESILDIKADIDAGFRSVMIDASREVFEKNIKLVKKVVAYAHRYDTTVEAELGKLVGQEDDLIVSDKDSSYTDPETAVQFVEATGIDSLAVAIGTAHGLYKGTPKLDFERLKRIRGVVEIPLVLHGASDVPDDFVQKAISLGICKVNVATDLKIPFSNAVKKFFLENPTANDPRKYMTAGKEAMADITAHKIKICGSANRY from the coding sequence ATGCATACGATTTTATCAACAAAACAAATGCTATTAAATGCACAAAAAGATCATTATGCCGTACCAGCATTTAACATTCATAATATGGAAACAATACAGGTTGTAGTAGAAGTTGCAAGCAAAATGCGTTCGCCGCTTATTATTGCGGCAACACCATCGACCGTAGCGTACGCCAATTGCGATTATCTCATGGCGATGGGCGTAACAGCGGCAAGGCAGACGGATATTCCAATTGCCTTGCATCTAGATCATCATGAAAGTATTTTAGATATCAAGGCGGATATCGATGCGGGTTTTCGTTCTGTGATGATTGATGCTTCGCGTGAAGTGTTTGAAAAGAACATCAAGCTTGTAAAGAAAGTAGTCGCTTATGCACATAGGTATGACACGACGGTCGAAGCAGAACTTGGCAAGCTCGTTGGGCAAGAGGACGATCTCATCGTAAGCGATAAAGACAGTAGTTACACTGATCCTGAAACGGCTGTGCAATTTGTTGAAGCTACTGGTATCGATTCTTTAGCTGTTGCCATTGGCACAGCACACGGACTCTATAAAGGTACGCCAAAGCTGGATTTTGAGCGGTTAAAGAGAATTCGTGGAGTGGTAGAAATTCCGCTTGTACTTCATGGTGCATCGGATGTTCCGGACGACTTCGTGCAAAAGGCAATTTCACTTGGTATCTGCAAAGTCAATGTAGCAACGGATCTCAAAATTCCATTTTCAAATGCTGTTAAGAAATTCTTTCTTGAAAATCCGACAGCAAATGATCCTCGCAAATACATGACAGCTGGCAAGGAAGCTATGGCCGATATTACTGCTCATAAAATCAAGATATGTGGCAGCGCAAATCGATATTAA
- a CDS encoding PTS sugar transporter subunit IIA, whose protein sequence is MDIADLIKEDLICLDGQVDDDKTAIKTLGEMMVHQGYIKPAYIIAVSERENDFPTGIVLKNDGIAIPHATPADNIIKNGIAVLRLTRAVKFRSMENPDNVVSVKLIFMLALKRANQHLSILQKLFGIFQQEKLIQKLQETKNKDEFCKIMIENLA, encoded by the coding sequence ATGGATATTGCGGATTTAATAAAAGAAGACTTGATTTGCTTGGATGGGCAGGTTGATGATGACAAGACAGCTATCAAAACTTTAGGGGAAATGATGGTGCATCAAGGCTATATAAAACCAGCTTATATCATAGCGGTAAGTGAAAGAGAAAATGATTTTCCGACGGGTATTGTGCTGAAAAATGATGGCATTGCCATTCCTCATGCTACACCGGCTGATAATATAATTAAAAACGGTATTGCTGTACTGCGGTTAACACGAGCAGTTAAATTTCGTAGTATGGAAAATCCTGATAATGTGGTATCTGTTAAATTAATTTTTATGTTGGCATTGAAAAGGGCAAATCAACATTTATCGATATTGCAAAAATTATTCGGAATCTTCCAACAGGAAAAACTTATTCAAAAATTGCAAGAAACAAAAAACAAAGATGAGTTCTGTAAAATCATGATTGAAAATTTGGCATAG
- the gatB gene encoding PTS galactitol transporter subunit IIB has translation MKKVIVACGGAVATSTVAASAIKELCKENGVAVEILQIRMTEIESNLDGVDLIVTTMRIKKDYGKPYVNGMAFLSGINKEATEEKILSYLK, from the coding sequence ATGAAAAAAGTTATTGTGGCATGTGGCGGAGCGGTAGCGACTTCAACAGTAGCAGCAAGTGCAATCAAGGAACTTTGCAAGGAAAATGGCGTAGCTGTGGAAATCCTTCAAATCCGTATGACGGAAATTGAAAGTAATCTTGACGGTGTGGATCTCATTGTTACAACAATGAGGATAAAAAAAGATTATGGCAAGCCCTATGTAAATGGTATGGCTTTCTTGAGCGGTATTAATAAAGAAGCCACAGAAGAAAAGATATTGTCCTATCTAAAGTAA
- a CDS encoding PTS galactitol transporter subunit IIC: protein METLLSFVQYFVDLGAAVMLPIVIFIVAKCLGQPFGKALKSGISIGIGFIGIGLVIGLMLNNLAPAAKAMSANFGISMNIIDIGWPGSSPMTWASSIALVAIPVAIAVNILMLVLKLTRVVNIDIWNIWHFAFTGAIVNIATGSYTLGILGVALHAAYAYKIGDWFAPVTEKYFGLEGIAMPHGTTGWFAPISVPVNWILDRIPVIKDIDFNPEQLEKRFGTLGDPAIVGGIMGVIIGILADYNIRGILTLGIQMAAVIILMPQVVKHIMAGLLPVSETAKAVLQKKFKNSTFYIGLDCALLLGDPAVVAASLLFIPVTIFIAAIVPGNQILPFGDLPTIGFFIAMAVGVHGGNLFRTLITGSIVMFMTIWISNQMIGLHTALAVNAGQITTAGAQIASLDQGGSPITYILTQIMHTTNVTGLAIIGACYIFCVICTYFWHKKQVAEQVQEGNVALNK from the coding sequence ATGGAAACTCTATTATCATTTGTGCAATATTTTGTTGACTTAGGGGCCGCTGTCATGTTGCCAATCGTTATTTTTATCGTTGCAAAGTGCCTCGGCCAGCCCTTTGGCAAGGCGCTTAAATCTGGTATTTCCATCGGGATTGGCTTTATTGGTATTGGCCTGGTTATAGGACTTATGCTTAATAATTTGGCTCCAGCAGCAAAAGCTATGTCAGCAAATTTTGGAATATCAATGAACATTATTGATATTGGTTGGCCTGGTTCATCACCGATGACTTGGGCGAGTAGTATTGCTCTTGTCGCTATTCCAGTGGCCATTGCAGTAAATATTTTAATGTTGGTATTAAAACTTACTCGTGTCGTTAACATTGATATTTGGAATATCTGGCATTTTGCTTTTACAGGCGCTATTGTCAACATTGCGACGGGCAGCTATACTCTTGGTATTTTGGGTGTAGCGCTTCATGCGGCGTATGCATATAAAATCGGTGACTGGTTTGCACCCGTCACCGAAAAATATTTTGGCTTAGAAGGTATTGCGATGCCGCATGGAACAACAGGCTGGTTTGCGCCGATCTCGGTGCCGGTGAATTGGATATTGGATCGTATTCCTGTGATCAAGGACATTGATTTTAACCCTGAGCAATTGGAAAAACGTTTTGGCACACTTGGTGATCCGGCAATTGTAGGGGGCATTATGGGTGTTATCATCGGCATCTTGGCGGATTATAACATTCGCGGCATTCTTACTCTCGGCATTCAAATGGCAGCAGTTATTATTCTTATGCCACAGGTTGTAAAGCATATTATGGCCGGATTGCTTCCAGTATCTGAAACGGCTAAAGCTGTATTACAAAAGAAATTTAAGAATTCCACTTTTTACATCGGTCTGGATTGTGCCTTGCTTCTTGGTGACCCAGCTGTTGTGGCAGCCTCTCTCTTATTTATTCCAGTAACGATTTTTATTGCAGCGATAGTTCCTGGCAATCAAATTCTTCCATTTGGCGATTTACCGACAATCGGTTTTTTCATTGCCATGGCCGTTGGTGTTCACGGTGGAAATTTGTTTAGAACCCTTATCACTGGTTCAATTGTAATGTTCATGACGATTTGGATCTCGAATCAGATGATTGGCTTGCACACGGCTTTGGCAGTAAATGCCGGTCAGATTACAACGGCCGGAGCACAGATCGCGTCACTTGACCAAGGCGGTAGTCCTATAACTTATATTTTGACGCAGATCATGCATACAACAAATGTTACTGGTCTTGCTATTATTGGTGCCTGCTATATTTTCTGTGTGATATGCACCTATTTCTGGCATAAAAAACAAGTAGCGGAACAGGTTCAAGAAGGAAACGTTGCATTAAATAAATAA
- a CDS encoding Cof-type HAD-IIB family hydrolase, producing MSYKAIFSDIDGTFLTTQHEVLPTTAAAVKQLTEEGIPFVLVSARMPAAIQHILKSIGIRIPLISYSGALVLLADGREVYSKRMPAEETACILGQIETRWPQAVVNYYAGDTWYVRETGDPHVQREIAITQAMPREAEFISLLTQGQLPHKLLCMCEPTVCEAMERELQVAFPLLHVVRSSPILLEIIEASISKANGIRVLLDDFGLRPQEIIAFGDNYNDVDMLEYAGLGVAMGNAPQEIKEAADETTASNDEDGIAKFLKNVGLLRNLH from the coding sequence ATGTCCTATAAAGCGATTTTTTCAGATATTGATGGAACTTTTTTAACCACGCAGCATGAAGTGCTGCCGACTACGGCAGCGGCGGTAAAACAGCTGACAGAGGAGGGGATTCCCTTTGTGCTGGTATCTGCCCGTATGCCGGCTGCAATCCAGCACATCCTAAAAAGCATCGGTATAAGGATTCCCCTGATCAGCTACAGCGGTGCGCTGGTTTTGTTGGCGGACGGGCGCGAGGTCTATAGCAAAAGAATGCCTGCTGAAGAAACAGCATGCATCCTGGGGCAAATAGAGACCCGCTGGCCGCAGGCGGTTGTTAATTATTATGCGGGAGATACCTGGTATGTACGTGAGACTGGCGATCCCCATGTGCAGCGGGAGATTGCGATCACGCAGGCGATGCCGAGAGAAGCTGAGTTCATCTCGCTGTTGACGCAGGGGCAGCTGCCGCATAAGCTTCTGTGCATGTGCGAACCGACTGTTTGCGAGGCAATGGAGCGTGAACTGCAGGTGGCATTTCCTTTGCTCCATGTGGTGCGCTCCAGCCCGATTTTGCTTGAAATCATAGAGGCTTCGATTTCCAAAGCGAACGGCATCCGCGTGTTGCTCGATGATTTCGGCCTGCGGCCTCAGGAAATTATTGCTTTCGGCGACAACTATAATGACGTCGATATGCTGGAGTATGCCGGTCTTGGCGTGGCGATGGGCAATGCACCGCAAGAAATAAAGGAAGCCGCGGATGAGACCACGGCTTCCAATGACGAGGACGGTATAGCAAAGTTCCTGAAGAACGTCGGTCTGCTGCGAAATCTTCACTAA